In the Engystomops pustulosus chromosome 2, aEngPut4.maternal, whole genome shotgun sequence genome, one interval contains:
- the LOC140117029 gene encoding olfactory receptor 5AP2-like yields the protein MTVQSADKRNNETAMCRFVLLGLTDNNHLQSFLFIIFFLIYILTIVGNINIMLLVQLAAGLQTPMYFFLSHLSFSDLCYSTVITPKLLDILMAGNTSLSYNACMLQLILFSVFGSLESLILALMSCDRCVAVSRPLLYPCIMRTSVCRQLVACCYTVSIMTSLLNASYVLRLSFCGPQNIHHFYCDYPPLLKLACSDTYANELVLLSSVAMVSGISVVTIMASYGYIIYTVLGIRSTSGRYKIFYTCSSHLTVVTMFYGTILFMYLRPSVQYFSEQDKVVAVFYTVVIPALNPIIYSLRNKELQAAVKKMIRRICIQV from the coding sequence ATGACTGTACAATCGGCAGATAAAAGAAATAACGAAACTGCTATGTGCAGGTTTGTTCTCTTAGGTCTGACTGATAACAACCATCTACAATCTTTCCTTTTCATTATCTTTTTCCTAATATACATCCTTACAATCGTGGGAAATATTAACATTATGCTTTTGGTCCAGCTTGCAGCGGGTTTACAAACGCCTATGTACTTCTTTCTGAGCCACTTGTCATTTTCAGATCTCTGTTACTCTACTGTCATCACCCCAAAGCTCCTGGACATCTTAATGGCTGGGAATACGTCTCTGTCCTACAATGCCTGTATGCTGCAGCTCATTTTGTTCAGTGTATTTGGTAGCCTAGAGTCCCTTATCCTGGCACTGATGTCGTGTGACCGCTGTGTGGCAGTAAGCAGGCCGCTATTATATCCCTGTATCATGAGGACATCAGTATGCAGACAACTGGTAGCATGCTGCTACACAGTTTCCATAATGACCTCACTATTAAATGCATCCTATGTGTTACGGCTCTCTTTCTGTGGACCGCAAAACATTCACCATTTCTATTGTGACTACCCCCCTTTGCTTAAACTTGCATGCTCTGACACCTATGCCAATGAGCTGGTACTCTTGTCCTCAGTGGCAATGGTCAGTGGCATATCAGTGGTTACTATTATGGCTTCTTATGgttatatcatatatactgtGCTTGGTATTAGGTCCacaagtggcaggtataagattTTCTATACCTGTTCATCTCACCTTACTGTTGTGACCATGTTTTATGGCACTATACTGTTCATGTACCTGCGCCCTAGTGTGCAATATTTTTCAGAACAAGACAAAGTGGTGGCTGTTTTTTATACAGTGGTAATTCCTGCATTGAATCCTATCATCTATAGCTTGAGAAACAAGGAACTGCAGGCCGCTGTCAAAAAAATGATAAGGAGAATATGCATTCAGGTATAG